Proteins found in one Fulvitalea axinellae genomic segment:
- a CDS encoding FGGY-family carbohydrate kinase — protein MENRTAMRKAVLAFDLGTGGLKSSLVLESGEVLHSEFRAYETEYPEDGMHEQSPEDWWVALKASVKGLMSSPKASGCEVVAVSTSGHSLGVVPIDENGKLLRNAVPIWSDRRAESVAEEVFKNENEDEWYAVTGNGFPKGLYSAFKMLWFKKHEPDLYDRTSVFLGTKDFINLRLCGVACTDYSDASGSGVFSLEDWKYDLDRAERFGLDTDKLPKIVSSDSVLGVLSPEVATELGLGSDVKVICGGVDNSCMALGARGIKSGRVYTSLGSSAWVALTSDKPVIDLEYKPYVFAHVLKGYYNSATCIFSAGTSLNWVKNLFFDDDSCVDPYREMTESAKKSTLGANGVIFNPSLAGASNLEKGAEVFGSFTGLKLKHKRSDIFRATFEGIALNLKIALDVLEQCGEDMPEMLIVGGGAKNKFWMDIFAQAYAKEVILSKINQEATSLGAAALAFVACGIWNGYDKIDEICSVDSRLVPDQELSEAYGRVLERFKEQQVEA, from the coding sequence ATGGAAAATCGAACGGCTATGCGTAAAGCGGTTTTGGCCTTTGATCTTGGGACTGGGGGATTGAAATCTTCCCTGGTCCTGGAGTCGGGCGAAGTCTTGCATTCCGAGTTTCGGGCGTATGAAACCGAGTATCCCGAAGACGGAATGCACGAGCAATCGCCGGAAGACTGGTGGGTTGCGTTGAAGGCATCGGTGAAAGGGCTGATGTCTTCCCCGAAAGCTTCGGGATGCGAAGTTGTCGCCGTTTCCACTTCCGGGCATAGCCTCGGAGTCGTGCCGATAGACGAAAACGGAAAACTGCTCCGCAACGCCGTGCCGATATGGTCTGACCGTCGGGCGGAAAGCGTGGCCGAAGAGGTTTTTAAGAATGAAAACGAAGATGAATGGTACGCCGTTACGGGTAATGGGTTTCCGAAAGGGCTTTATTCGGCTTTCAAAATGCTTTGGTTCAAAAAGCACGAGCCCGATCTGTATGATCGGACTTCGGTGTTTTTGGGCACGAAGGATTTTATAAACCTGCGTCTGTGCGGCGTAGCCTGTACCGATTATTCGGACGCCTCGGGAAGCGGTGTTTTTTCGCTTGAGGACTGGAAATACGATCTGGACCGGGCGGAGCGTTTCGGACTGGATACGGACAAATTGCCGAAAATCGTGTCGTCGGACAGCGTGTTGGGCGTTTTGTCTCCCGAAGTGGCGACGGAATTGGGCTTGGGCTCTGATGTGAAAGTAATTTGCGGAGGAGTCGATAATTCTTGTATGGCGCTGGGAGCCAGAGGTATAAAGAGCGGTAGGGTTTATACTTCGCTAGGCTCTTCGGCCTGGGTGGCCCTCACGTCCGACAAGCCCGTGATCGATTTGGAATACAAGCCTTACGTTTTCGCTCACGTGCTGAAAGGTTATTACAACTCGGCGACTTGTATTTTCTCGGCGGGAACAAGCCTGAATTGGGTGAAGAATCTGTTTTTCGACGATGATTCTTGTGTTGACCCTTACAGGGAAATGACCGAATCGGCTAAAAAATCAACGTTAGGTGCTAATGGAGTGATTTTCAATCCGAGTTTGGCCGGTGCGTCGAATCTGGAAAAAGGAGCGGAAGTGTTCGGTTCTTTTACGGGTTTGAAGCTAAAACACAAGCGGTCGGATATCTTCAGGGCGACGTTTGAGGGAATAGCGTTGAATTTGAAAATCGCCTTGGACGTATTGGAACAATGCGGTGAGGATATGCCGGAAATGCTTATTGTGGGCGGAGGCGCCAAGAATAAATTCTGGATGGATATCTTCGCTCAGGCTTATGCCAAAGAAGTAATTTTGAGTAAGATAAACCAAGAGGCGACGTCTTTGGGTGCCGCGGCTCTGGCTTTTGTCGCGTGCGGTATATGGAACGGTTACGATAAGATTGACGAAATCTGCAGCGTAGATTCCAGATTGGTTCCCGACCAAGAGTTATCGGAAGCTTACGGTCGTGTTTTGGAGCGTTTCAAAGAGCAACAAGTAGAGGCTTAG